TTGAGGAAATCGGGTCTGTATGGAGAGAGTGCTTTCGTGTACTTCAGCCCGGAAGAAAAATCTTTATCAACATTATGAATCTTCCTCTCAGGTTGAGTGATGGGGGTTATCGAACGATGAATTTGGTTGGTAAAACAATTGATCTTTGTGAATCGATTGGGTTTATTTTTAAACGCGATATTATTTGGCAAAAGACCAACGGCGTTCGTGCACATTTTGGGACTTATCCCTACCCGGGCGGTATTCTCATCAACAACATGCATGAGTTTATACTTGAATTCGATAAACCGAAAGTGAAATCAGGGTTAAAGTATCCTCACGTTTCAAAGCTCGACAAAGAAAGATCGAAGCTTACAAAAGAATTTTGGTTATCGATAAAAAACAGCGATGTATGGCTTATGAAACCGGAAGCAAGTGGCGATAATCGTACTCATGTTGCGCCGTTTCCGAAGGAGCTTCCGCATCGTTTAATTCGAGCATTTAGCTATCGTAGCGAAACAATTCTTGACCCATTTGCGGGTTCTGCTACCACGCTTATTGCAGCATCTGAATTAGAGCGCAATGCCATTGGGTATGAACTAAACCCTGAAATCGCATCTGAAGCTTGGAAAAAAATTGACGAACTTTAAACACGAGTTTGACAAAGAATCGCTCAAGATATGATTTGTACTAATTCAAAATCTTCTGTTAAAAATTCATATTTCTGGAATTCATAAATTTCTTTCTTAAAAAAGTGACTAAGTTTTAGCGTCAATTCAATCAAACAGCTATGAAATATCGTTTCTCACAATTTTTTTTAGTTTTTATTTTTTTCATTTCATTTTTCGATTGTGAATCTTTTTCACAAAAGAAACCCTTAACCCACGATGTGTATGACCAGTGGAAACGTGTAATAGGAAATGCAATTTCGACCAATGGGGAGTGGCTACATTTTGTTGTGAAACCTCAAGAAGGGGATGCTGATTTAAAAATTCGATCGGTTAAATCAAGCGATAGCGCATCATTTTTTAGGGGTGAAGATCCTCAGTTTTCCTATGATTCAAAACACTTGGTTTTTTTTCTTAAGCCTTCACTTGATAGTGTGAAGAATCTCAAAAGAAAAAAAACCAAATCGGAAGACTTGCCAAAAGATACATTGGCAATATTATCGCTTTCTGATAAACGCCTCGTAAAAATCGAACGCGTGAAATCATTTAAGATGCCCGAAAAAGCTGGCAATTGGATTGCCTATCAACTCGAAAAAAAGAAACCAACAAAAGACACCTCGAAAGTAAAAGGCAGGCCCACAAAGGAAGAGGGAGATTCATTGGGAACAGAGGTTGTTCTTCGAAATCTCGCGAGTGAAAGAGAATGGCGCTTTAAATATGTGACCGAATTTTCCTTTTCAAAGTATGGGAAGATTTTCACATTTATCTCTACCGGCGATGATTCGCTAATGATGCCCGGTGTTTATAGTGTAACTCTCGAAAATGAAACCCTCTCTCCGATTTTTCGTGCTAAAGGAATATTCAAAAAATTGGCCACCGATGAAAATGGTAATACCATTGCGTTTATACATGATTCGGATACCACAAAATCGCGTATCAGATATTATTCTCTCTTTTTGAAGCAGAATCAACAAGACTCAGCATTAAAAATTATAGATACCCTGAATTCGGTCATTCCCAAAGGTTGGCTACTAAGCGAGTATGCTTCACTTTCATTTTCAAAAAATGGGAAAAAGTTGTTTTTTGGTGTTGCTCCAAAACCTTTTTTACAAGACACAACCAAGTTGCCCGAAGAAATTGTCTCTGTGGATGTTTGGAATTGGAATGATGCTAAGCTGCAGCCTGAACAAAATCGGTTCATTACAAGAGAACGAGAAAAATCCTTTCGCACTGTTTATTTGCTAGAGTCGAATGGGGCGCAAGCGTTAGAAACACCTGAATTTGAAACCTTTATCTCTGCAAGCGAAGGAGATTCTCCTAACGGACTACTTCTTTCAGAATCCAAATATGAGAAACGGAAAGTTTGGGAAGGCTATCCCACCCGCGCCGATATTTATCTTGTGAATGTCAATACAGGAAGTAAGAGACTGATTACAACTAATCTGCGGGCTTCAGATC
This DNA window, taken from Chloroherpetonaceae bacterium, encodes the following:
- a CDS encoding DNA methyltransferase, with the translated sequence MKNTDYSERNYLSASEAAKFLQITVNELHLLTKSKKILGQKSASGQLRYKRADLLLYSIPHKKKETVTKIELLGFERKVKQSLVQLLIGNSAFMKEVSSESIHLIITSPPYYNAKMYSRVKIKGDLGDIHNADKWFEEIGSVWRECFRVLQPGRKIFINIMNLPLRLSDGGYRTMNLVGKTIDLCESIGFIFKRDIIWQKTNGVRAHFGTYPYPGGILINNMHEFILEFDKPKVKSGLKYPHVSKLDKERSKLTKEFWLSIKNSDVWLMKPEASGDNRTHVAPFPKELPHRLIRAFSYRSETILDPFAGSATTLIAASELERNAIGYELNPEIASEAWKKIDEL